One Myripristis murdjan chromosome 18, fMyrMur1.1, whole genome shotgun sequence DNA window includes the following coding sequences:
- the ecsit gene encoding evolutionarily conserved signaling intermediate in Toll pathway, mitochondrial, which yields MRCVRCLLRLQSLGVRGPSGRPGPQYAALLQPASSPPQGQVLRHFHGSPACAKRPVPADFFDEGEGKKDKSLVTHDDLFERVARDAKTKATFNKVLDVFTKKDIRRRGHVEFIYAALKKMPEFGVERDLAVYNKLLDVFPKEVFVPRNFIQRMFNHYPRQQECGVQVLEQMENYGIMPNVETKVLLVQIFGEKSHPMRKYQRIMYWFPKFKHLNPFPVPLQLPEDPVDLARLSLTRIADDLDAKVTVYQMPSTDITEAGEEITLPHIVGIQSPDQIELLAKHNPSRPVFVEGPFPLWLRKTCVYYYILRADPAPLEEKTEEPYDPERCFDYPLQLNLELSRDLGDDESFDVDDLDEGPVFAMCMTGRGDQATLNQWISGLQQNNPILGQIPTLFRLDAGPRELQSVADSDPGHGYRTGPQSEAQDGAEPSPEAEPDIIVEEEPRRSQGMKQ from the exons ATGAGGTGTGTTCGCTGCCTGTTGCGGCTGCAGAGTCTGGGCGTCCGTGGCCCGTCAGGCCGGCCTGGCCCTCAGTATGCCGCCCTGCTGCAGCCAGCCTCGAGCCCGCCCCAAGGCCAG GTGCTGAGGCATTTCCATGGCAGCCCGGCTTGCGCCAAGAGGCCTGTACCCGCGGACTTTTTTGATGAAGGCGAGGGGAAGAAGGACAAGTCGCTGGTCACCCACGATGACCTGTTTGAGCGAGTTGCCCGGGACGCCAAGACCAAGGCCACATTTAACAAGGTGCTGGACGTTTTTACCAAGAAGGACATCAGGCGCCGGGGTCATGTGGAGTTTATTTATGCTGCCCTGAAGAAGATGCCGGAGTTCGGGGTGGAGCGGGACCTCGCCGTCTACAACAAGTTGCTAGATGTTTTCCCCAAAGAGGTTTTTGTGCCCAGGAACTTTATCCAGCGAATGTTTAACCACTATCCCCGACAGCAGGAGTGTGGAGTGCAAGTCCTGGAGCAGATGGAGAACTACG gcATAATGCCAAATGTGGAGACCAAGGTGCTGCTTGTCCAGATCTTTGGGGAGAAGAGCCACCCCATGAGGAAGTACCAGCGCATCATGTATTGGTTCCCCAAGTTCAAACACTTGAACCCGTTCCCCGTGCCCCTGCAGCTCCCTGAGGACCCGGTGGACCTGGCTCGCCTGAGCCTGACCCGCATCGCTGACGACCTGGATGCTAAAGTTACCGTCTACCAG ATGCCCAGCACAGACATCACAGAGGCCGGAGAAGAGATTACACTTCCTCATATTGTAG GGATCCAGAGTCCTGACCAGATCGAGCTGCTGGCCAAGCACAACCCCAGCAGGCCCGTGTTCGTGGAGGGCCCTTTTCCTCTCTGGCTGAGGAAGACCTGTGTGTACTACTACATCCTGAGAGCCGACCCAGCACCCCTTGAAGAGAAG ACGGAGGAGCCCTATGATCCAGAGAGGTGCTTCGACTACCCTCTGCAGCTAAATCTGGAGTTGAGCCGCGACCTGGGAGATGATGAGAGCTTCGATGTAGACGACT TGGATGAAGGCCCAGTCTTCGCCATGTGTATGACGGGCCGGGGAGACCAGGCCACCCTCAACCAGTGGATCTCCGGCCTCCAGCAGAACAACCCCATCCTGGGCCAGATTCCCACCCTCTTCCGCCTGGACGCCGGCCCGCGGGAGCTGCAGAGCGTGGCCGACTCGGACCCAGGCCACGGCTACAGGACGGGGCCGCAGAGTGAAGCCCAGGACGGGGCGGAACCATCACCCGAAGCAGAGCCGGACATTATCGTGGAGGAGGAGCCCCGCAGAAGCCAGGGGATGAAGCAGTGA